The DNA window GGTCTTTTAAACTAGATTGCAGTTACTCTCTGGAATCCTAAACACAAACCTTTTAATCTATGTCCAAGcttacatttgtttcttttaagGGTGCtcatgtgttttgtcttttattcaGGGTCGCAGAGCTGTAAAGACAGGAACCCTGAGGTGCTGTCAGCAAGCTAAAGCTCTCATCAGGGTAATGAGTGGCTttatctctgttctttctcGCTGCACTCCCACCTCCTGCAATAGGTGGTCAGACAGCTACAGTGCCTGCTCTAATGCTCACCTCTTTCTGTACCCCCCCAAAGACAAACTCTGAGCACATTACCCAGCAGCCCTTGCGAGTGGAGATCTTGCACGCTGCTGTGATGGCCCATCAGACCTTTGCTCTCAGATTGGGCACATGGTTTCAGCAGATCATTGGTTACTCAGGTACACTacattctttgttgttgttgatgatgataataTGATATAAATTAAGATATGAAATGTGAACAGACTGAGATTATTTAGAAGTGCATGAGGTTAGTATTGCTATTGAGGTTAATATTGAATAAATTTAGGATGAAGGACAGACCTTGTCACTTGTTTCTAAAGCTCCTTCCCAAATCCACTCCTCCAATAACTTCACTCTCTTCAAATAAGAAATGACAATTtctaaaattacaaatgtaatttaaactacaataactgaaaaataatgcctatgataataaataatgctTAAGATTTTGAGTTGTACAGTATGTGTACCTTCATCTTTAAAGTGCTCTATCAGACTAGCATACAACATTGTCTCCCTCCCACCAGTGGGCTTCAGGCAGGTGTTTTGCCAGGTGGCTCTGAAGCCCAGTGCTGATGGTGAAAAACCCTGTTTGATTAGCCGTCTAATGCTACACGATGCCAGATTATATAAAGGTCAGTGCTAAATCTGCACTTCACCTGTCATGACTTTGTCTGTCATCATTATGATGTTGCCTGTTAGTTGTTATGTCTCGAGACCTCAGTTGGATAATATGCCTATACTATTGGGTCTTAACCTCCATCTGCATTGCCTTCATTAGGAGCCCGTAAAGTTATCCATGAACTGATTTTCTGCAGTCTACTGATGGAAACGGAATATAAGAGACAATTTGCCATGTTATTTACAGAGGTGGGTTTTAGTGCTTATATATTTTTCGGAAGAAAACTGTATGCACCATCTACCCatagacagcctgtatgtagCCAAACACCATCATATGTTTCTTCCTCTAGAACTATAAACAGTTGCAGGAGGATTTCATAAGTGATGACCATGAGCGGAACATCTCAATCACAGCCTTATCTGTGCAGATCTTCACTGTTCCCACTCTGgtaataataacaaacacattatatCCACATAACAGTCAGAACAGGGACACGCACTCATACAAAACTTTTCATTCTAGCAATTATGCATGTTTACAACAAGATAAACCGCGTTATAAGTTGATGAacatgttgttatttttttacatgtatttttcaAAAGTGTTGCATTAAGGCTTAAGTaatctgacaaaaataaatttccCCCTAATATTGACCTTTTGATTTCTCTGTTTGACTCTTAAGGCGAGACAGTTGATTGAGGAAGGCAGTGTGATAAAGGTGATTTTAGACACCGTCATGGAGGTGCTGAGAGAACATCTCGACAACAGCCAGCGCTTCCATTTTCAGGGCTACAATTCTGACAAGTTCTTCCGAATTCAAGTGATCTTCCATGACCTCAGGTCAGAGTTTGGTTCTAAACACAGTGAATGATGTGAAACCCTGTAATAGGGAACATGTACACCTTTTTTGAGACAGTCATGTATTTGATTTTGTTCACAGGTACATTCTGATCAGTAAACCCACAGTATGGACTGAACAGCTGAGGCAGAAGTTTCTGGAAGGTTTCAGTGACTTTCTGGAGATGCTTAGATGCATGCAGGTACTACACTTGCCCCGGAATAGGCATGAGATTATCCGTTGTAAGACTCTATCTTTGCTGTAAATGTGAGTGGCTCTTTTCCTTGTGTTAGGGaatggaggagatgaagaggcAGTTTGGCCAGCATATCGAGGTGGAGCCAGAATGGGAGGCAGGCTTCTCCATCCAGATGCAGCTACGCCACATTCTTTCTATGTTTCAGGACTGGTGTGCCTCTGACGTGAGTCACGGAAATAATGCACAAGCACTATGCAAATGAACACTTTAGGCTTTATAACATACCATGTCAAATTCCCTTAGAGAGAGTCGTAGAGAGTCTCATGAGACTATTCTTAGATTTACTTGTCACAGTTGACCTCTCTTTATTTGGCATTTATAGTTGCCTCAGGCTTATTCAAATATCACAGTGACACGACCTATGGTCCATTTTCACTTTTCGGACCCAGTGTGTTTGCTCCCTGGGTAATGAATGTTAGGTGAAACGAGCATGTTTTTCTAACAGGAGACTGTTATGGTTACAGAATGGTAGTGGAGTATGTAACAGCATGTGTGTCttaattcaagttcaagtttcaagtttggtttatggAGAGAGTCCTGGGTAATGAGTGGAGTAATCGCATGTGTCTCTTACACTGTAACGATCCCCCTGAGTTATTCGACGGGATCACCCTTATGTATGCAAAATAAAGTTGGGGTGATGTGATTCTCACTCTCACGTTCAAACATAGACCACGGTTACGAGGGAgtaacaaagtgtgtgtgtgtgtgtgtgtgtgtgttacaggagaGAGTCCTGCTGCAGGCCTTTAGGCAGTGTCACCAGGTCTTGCTACAATGCACCAACCAGCCCTTCCACAGTGAGCCAACCGACAGCTACATGCGCAAACACATCCTCCACATACGGCCCTACAGGGTCTCGCAGGAGCCTGTTTCCATCCACCTGCCCATCtccagactgctggctggtgagctttacaaaaacaaacgaaataaaacaaagatgtgtttgaaatattgtaAGACTGTGGAAAGTGCTTTCAGGGTGAATGTATCATTTGTTGAAAACTGTCAGTTAAAGCACATTTTCTCTCTGGCTGCAGGCCTGTATTTGCTCTTGTGTCGGACAGGGGCCATCAAATATCTCCCTGACTTTGTGGATCCAGTAAGTTATGATTGTAAGACTTCTGCATTTGTTCTGCATTGACCGATTTGTCTTTAGTGCCTTGCCAATTAGGCCCTCTGAATTGTGGTATGACCGTGCATAGTTATTGTATTTgaagtgtctgtgcatgtacaTTTCAGCAGCAGCTGGACCTCCCTGCACTGGTGGAACAGCCTCTGCGCTGTGTGGTTCTGGCTGCACAGGTGTCTGCAGAGATGTGGCGCAGAAATGGCCTCTCCCTTGTCAGTCAGGTTAGTGGAGGTCACAAATCCATTGTGTGTATTCTGAGCTATGACCTCTCATCTTAACTGTGTTTTAGTTACTTAGGTTCTAAATGTATATTGTGAGAAATGGAACATGACTGCACTATGTGCACACTGGCACAGGAACAGTGAGATTAAATTCTgacgtttgtgttttttgttttttggtattAGGTATACTACTATCAGGATGTTAAATGCAGAGATGAAATGTTCGATAAGGACATCATCATGCTTCAGGTACGTGTCTCATTCGGAATGCCTAGTATGATCACTGAAGCGGTGAACATGTATATGTAGAATACTgaacatgtatatttaaagtattgaatatatgtgtgtatatataggtaaagcgcgcatgcatgcatgcatatatatgtatagacaAGATTGAAAGTGCCACCCTTTCCTACCGCAGATTGCTGCTTCCAAAATGGACCCAAACCACTTCATCATGCTAATTCTAATGAGATTTGAGCTCTTCGAGGTTTTTAATGGAAATGGTTCAACTAAAGATCAGGTATGTatagacatttaaaatgatttttccaTTTGCATTAGTTTTAATTTCAGAAGGTTAGTGAATTTTGGAATTCACAGTCAGTACTGATTTAATCTGATGCACCTGCCCTGTCAGGACCTCCTGAAACAGTGGAACAGATTGACAGAAGAAATGCTGTACCTGTTTATCATCATCACAGGCAAGTCCTCTGAgcaccattgtgtgtgtgatttagttAAGCGATGGCATGGCATGACTGTGCTGATGTGCAGTAATCTGGATTATGGCCAGTTGCTTCAGAATGTATAGTGCAGTAAGCGTTCAGCTTTGATGTCCGCAAATGAAATGACACCGTAGCATACAGCCTGTCTAAGTGCACTCCTGGCTGTGTTCCTCAACCTGTTGTCTGTTGATTTTGTGGCTTCTTTAGTATCTAAAACTTAATGGTTTTCTATGTTGTGTTAATTCAGGTGAGCGGTATGTTCCTGGAATCAGCGATGTCACTAAAGAGGATGTGATAATGAGGGAAGTGATTCATCTGCTGTGTATAGAACCCATGGCTCACAGCAGCTTGGTCAAAAGCCTACCTGAAGATGTAAGACATTGTAGCACCCTTAAATATTTCTTGTAAGATATTATAATTGGAAAAATAACTGCAGCAGATgctgttgtttgtgtttcttattGTAGGAAAGTCATGAAACTGGGCTTGAAACTGTTATTTCTAAAGTTGCAACATTCAAGTGAGTCAgtcaaaaatgattaaatatctGCTTGTAAAAAGAAAGGTAtttgtttaattacttttattttcatatcgGTTTCTTTTGCAACTTTGTGTAGGAAACCAGGAGTTTCTGGTCATGGTTTATACGAAGTAAAGAAGGAATGTCTTGAGGAATTTAATCCCTTCTTTTACCATTACACCAAATCCCAACATAGCAAGGTATAGTGCGTTTACATCTGTGTTTCTATTCCATTTATTGTTGTTTCCTGCTGTGTAACTGGGCTTTGAACTCCAGGCAGAAGATGCACAGAAGAAGAGAAGGGCCCAGGAAGGCAGCGATAAAGGCAAGTGGCCTTTTCTCGAGCACGCCTCGCTGCTTTCGACCGTGGGGGTAGCTTCAGTACTGTTGGAACTTGTGTGTTTACTGCTCTGTGATGTGCAGCTCTCAGGCCCCCCCTGCCACCTGGCTTCTGCCCCGCCTTCTCCAGCATTGTTAacctgctgtgctgtgacatCTTCCTCCACGTGCTGAGGACAGTGATGCAGAGAGTGGTGGAGGAGCGGTCTGCTCTGTGGAGTGAAGCTATGGTGCAGAGGGTATGCCCACTCTCACTCATGTCCAGACTCACAATCACAAGTCTGTCATTTATGAATCTTTcataatcctgtgtgtgttgtctcaGGCGTTGCATCTTGTAGGCCAGGCATTACTGGAGGAGAAAACTCAGCTGGAGGCCGACAGCGTTGAGGACGTGATCTTTGACTTCAGTCTCAAGGCTCGAAGTGCATCACTTTTGACTTTATctcatttttaataatgtggGAAAGTGGGGACAGAAGTTAATAACTTGTTACACACAGTATACTCTCGCTCATCATCCCGTGGGTTaataacacactccacacacagtgtactcccATCCTTAATCCTACGTTTCCCTCTAGAAATTGGCACGGCTCACAGCAAGTCGTTGTTCCATTTCATTTCTAAACTGAAGGCGCTTCCTTCCCTTGAAGCTCAGAAGGATATGATTAATTGGACACTACAGGTTAGTGCTTGCTGACTTACTGGTTTCGTTGTCACCTAGACAGTGCATataagtgattatttatttcttccacAACCTTTTAGTTGTTTGAGACAGTGAAGTGCCGTCGTGAGAAATCCAGCCCTTCTGCTTCATGCACTTTGGATCAGATGAAACCTGAGGAGGTGATGAAACCCTCATAGCATTCTCACCATGTTGTGTTGGTGTAAACATCCCTATCATCTGTGTGGTTGTGCAGTGATGTGTTGATGTACAAGTGTAAACATCTCTCATTTTTTTGAGCGCAGTATTGGTGTGAACGTCCCTGTTGTCTATCTAGTTGTACAACCAAGTGTTGGTGTACTGGGGTGAACGTCCCCATCGTTTATGCTGTTGTGCAGCGGTGTGTTGGTGTATTAGTGTGAACGGCCCCATTGTCTATGCTGTTGCTGTATTGTTATGAATGTCTGTATTGCAGAGCGTTCAGGACAAAGAGAAAGCAGAGCGTAAGAGGAAGGCAGAGGCTGCCAAGCTGCACAGGCAGAAGGTCATGGCTCAGATGTCTGCCATGCAGAAGAACTTTATCGAGACTCATAAGATGCTCTATGACAACGTACCTGAGAGCGGCAGCCAGGGGGAGCCAGCGGCATGCTGGGAGAGGTGAGAAGAAGCCTGCTCCAGAGCTCCAGCAGCCCCTCCTTCTTCCTGCTAAAGAGCTTAAGTGCAAACATTCTCTTCTCATTCAGAACCAAGAGTGACACTCAGTACTTTCTGTGCTTGGACATCTAGAATAGTGTCCCTATGTGTTGTAGGACAAAATGAAGGACCGCCAATTAGCAATAACactatttctgtgtgtttgcgcaGATTAATGGACGTAGGAGAGAGGCGTGTGGCACTAGGTCCTCAGCAAGGTGTGGGTTCCTCAGACTGGGAGACTCTCACCTGCATCCTCTgccaggaggagcaggaggtgcaGGCTCTGGCTCCTGCCATGGTCCTCACCGCCTGTGTGCAGAGGTCCACATTACTCACccagagcagaggaaagagTCTCTCCTCCAATGGTTAGCTATGCTACTAACACACTCCCAGTTGGGGTTATTTGCTGAAATAAATTAACTGCTGAAGTTTGTGTTGTTGGACAGGAAGCTACCCCCTGTTCATGCCTGCTGACCTGGCTGTAGGCACACACACCGGGAGTTGTGGGCACGTCATGCATGCCATATGCTGGCAGAAGTGAGTTTCACGTCATGTACCACATCACATTTTCAATTCgataaaataacaaatgtggCTGTCAAACAAATTAAACCAAAAAACTCTTCCTAATTTTCAGTGTTTAATAGGCTGTGAGCAGAATTCAGGAGGTCCTGTATTATGTGTTTGCAGGTATTTTGAGGCTGTGCAGAACACTACTCGAAACCGGCTGCACGCAGAGTTGATCATAGACCTGGAGAATGGAGAGTACATGTGTCCACTCTGCAAGTCTCTCTGCAACACAGTGGTGCCTCTGATGCCCGTGGAGCCCTGCCAGCTCAACTAGTATGAGTCCACCACATTCAGCAGTTCAGCGTGTTATTATGAAGCTGTTCtgagtttctttctctctctgtttcttctctccCCAGTGAGAGTGCTGAGCTGGTTGGTCAGCTTCTCACTCTTCCCCGTTGGATACAGATAGTACTGGCTCGCATCAGAGGGCTCAGAGCTGCTCATGAAGCTGGTGAGATTCCTCCCCATTGGGCACACACCATTTTAAAGGCCATTTCTGGCATCTAGTGCTTAAGTAAGTaattaagtgtgtttgtgtgtgtgtgtgtgtgtgtgtgtgtgtgtgtgtgtgtgtgtgtgtgtgtgtgtgtgtgtgtgtgtgtgtgtgtgtgtgtgtgtgtgtgtgtgtgtattcagacAGTAGTGCTGAGATTGGAAAAGCTGAGTGTGGGTTCTTGgaggacaggcagacagacttCAGGTCAATCCTCAGCTTTGGAGTCCAGCCACCGTAAGTACTTCTCTCAAATAAACAGACTATAAATATGTATTGTAAAGTTTGTTATGCCAGATGGAACAGGAAGAGGACAAACTAGAAAGTGAATCTAACCTCTGCTGTGTTTGGCTCAGGCCCAAATACTCGAGCAGCATAGTGGAGATGCTGATAGTGTGTGCCACTACGGTGCACAGGGTGGGACTGCAGACTGCCCCCAATGAACTCTGCCCTTACGTGCCTGTCATGACTTGGAACACATGTGCCTACACCATCCAGGCTATGGGTGAGAGCCTTTCCCCATTCACTCCCTCAGCACATAGCCTTGCCCTGGCctggtagtgtgtgtaatctggCTATGCTCCTCCCTGTAGAGAACATGTTACAGGAAGAGGGGAAAGCACTGTTTGGCTCTCTGCAAAACAGACAGGTCTGTTCCTGAACACATGCGGTTTAGTCATTCTGCTTTTATTTGGAGTGATTGCAGTAACTGTGATCATGTTTCAGCTGGCTGGTTTGAAAGCACTGGTGCAGTTCTCAGCTGTTCAGCGATTGAAGTGCTCAGCAACTCTCATACACAATCATTTTTCACACATGCTGGCAGGTAAGGCTGCATTTTGAGTGCAGGTATGTGACAGGGAAAAGTTTAACTTTTGCTGAATGGGCTTTGATTTCACAATACTAAATATTTTGCactgtttctctttccctccctctgtctcaccctctaGTCTTGCTACCTGTCTCTCAAATTGAAAACAGCCCCTCAATATTAGAAATAGACTTATTTCATCTCTTGGTAAGAATGAGTTGTTAGCATGTTGGGTATATAAGTTTGAGAGTTGTGTGTTGAGTGTAGTAAAGTCCCTTTGTGGTTGTCTCCCAGGTGGGGCTTGTTCTGTCTATACCTGCTATGTACCAAGAGGAGAATGTTGATCTGCAGCCCTCAGCCATCAGTACAGCATACAACCACCTGCACCTCATGCACCTGGTCACAATGGCCCATGTAGTGCAGGTCATCCTGTCCTCACAAGGTACACTTTGCTTGTCAGATCTGACGTGCTGATTGCTACAATCAGCTATAATGCaagtaaatgtgtgttgtggtcacattgtgtgtgtgtgtgtgtgtgtgtgtgtgtgtgtgtgtgtgtgtgtgtgtgtgtgtgaaatcagacACCAGTGCTGTAGCTGGAGGGGCAGAGGAAAGGGAAGAGGCTGTATCTGCTGCAGCCTTGTACTGCACAATATCCCAGCACACAgacgggtgagtgtgtgtgttcctgacaCATCATACACTCCTCTATGGGCACCGTGGACTGTAATCTGTTATTACCTCTTATACAATTTCTTGGgtaatgttgtttttctctctctctctctccctccctacctccctcaGACTAAAGACAGGTGTATCAGGCTCTATGATTGCAGACCGAGTGAGGAATAGTGTTCTGCCTTTTCTTCGCTGTGCTGCAATCCTCTTTAATTGCCTTTCTGGAGTGCAACCTCCAGAGGAGCTCTTCAGCACTGCAGGTGAGATGCTGAACACATGTACCCATTTCAGGAACGTTGGCTAAAACAGAGTTGTTTAGAAGACTTTAATTACCCCGTGATGTCAAGGGTCGGAGACACCCAGCTGTGTTCctcctttgtttgtgtgtagtgtccAGTGAGGATCAGCTGACTCTGCTCTGTAGTTATCTGGCGTTGCCCTCCAACCTGTTCCAGCTCTTCCAGGATCACCGAGACATTGTCACTCCCCTTTTACAGAGGTTCGGAGCTTTAGTCGAATTATTGTATTTTCTACCTAAATTTGTCTTTTCCAAGTTCTGCAGTGTatccttttgctttttaatgttctgtgtctgtaacTCAGGTGGTGTGGAAACGCAGCCATATTAAAAGCTCTGAAGGCAGAAACGCCCATGATCAGGTGGGCTCCTCCTCTTTCCCACCTCTCTGACAGCATGCTTATTCCATCACATGAGGCAACGTTGCTTAACTTTCTAACTCAAACTACCACAGGTATCCACGTAAGAGAAACAGCCTGATAGATCTTCCCGAGGACTATAGTGTGCTGCTTAACCAAGCCAGTCATTTCAAGTAAGAGCGAATCGCTCTGCTTTGCATTATAGAGAAACACAAATCCTCCTCGTTTAAATAAAGGGCAAAGCATGATATCGTCGTAATAGATGAAAGTCGGTTTGCGTCTCCGGGTCCTTCGCAGGTGTCCCAACTCGTCGGACGAGGAGCGGAAGCACCCAACGCTGTGTCTGTTCTGCGGTGCGATGCTCTGTTCGCAGAGCCCCTGTTGCCAGGAGCAGCTGGAGGGTGAGGAGGTCGGTGCCTGCACAGCCCATGCTGCTACCTGTGGTGCTGGGGTGGGCATGTTCCTCAGGTGAGCCGCCACCGCAGCGCCCAGCACTGTGCTGGCCAAAGTATGTGTTAAAAGTAAAGCAGATCACTTTCTCTCTAGTGCAGGTCAGTGCAAGAGGGTGTGTAGGACCGTAACACTTTTGAGAAATCAATGGCTTTGGTTTTAAAATTTCCATTAGCACTTTCAGCTGGTTGTGTTACTGAACATTACTTGGTCATGTTTTACAAACAGGATAAGAGAGTGCGAGATTGTTCTGATGGCCAGTAGGACGCGAGGAAGCACATATCCAGCCCCTTACCTTGACGACTATGGAGAAACGGATCCTCAGCTAGGGTACAGTGAATCGGATATAACGAAGATAACTAAACGGAACAAATgggctttataaataaatgagtgatGTTCTTGATCTGTGTCGTGCTGAGACAGGCGTGGGAACCCTCTGCACCTGTGTCCTGAGCGCTACAGGAAGCTGCACCAGCTGTGGCTGCAGCACTGTATCCTGGAGGAGATCGCACGCAGCCTGGAGGTGCTCAACATCATGTTTGCCTTCGAATGGCAGATGTTATGAGTTCAGGGGTGGACGGAGCCAGACTACAGAAAGGAAGAGCAAAGAGCCAGAGGCCCGTGGGGAGGGAGTATCCCACTCTGCCCAGCCTCTCGCAAGTGCTGTTTTACCAGCTGACATTTGCTCTTTCAGCATTTATCTAAAGAGTAGCCGGtctggggaggggggtggcAGGGAAAGCTCAAGGTCAGGATGTTCTTTTGCCTCTTTTTCTGGTCCTTTTGCCTTTGAGGACTGGCCTCTCTGAGACATGTCCACACATGCAGCTTTAGGTTCTATTTGCTCAGCTTGATGTTTTTCCATGGTGAAGTGAACTATTGTTTTCTGCgttgttttataaatgttgaGAATCAGACTGCGAAATAGGGTTGCATTGTTTACCTGTGTGAGCATGTTCTGCTGACAAGCTGCCTATTCTTATGCACTTGTGTAAAAAGCTTCCTCTCTAGCCCTCCTCGGCCATGGACCTCTCACCTCTAATTGTCCTTACTGTGTGAAAATCTTTACAACGCTGAATATATTATACCAACATAATATATTATGCAAAAGTCCCTTAAAAGTATGTTCATTATTTCCAAATTGGCAAATTGTTTTGCCAGTTAAATTGTATACTTCTGGCAGGGTTTATGCTCTTTTTCAAATGTGATATAATACagaaacatgtatataaaacaataatggtTGATTATTTTATGATATGAATACAAGTCAAACATCATGGTACCACTACAACACAAGCAGTTCAAAGTTGATAATCATTAGATCACAAAACAGAGCTTACAGAAAACATTGATGTGTGAATTTAATCATGAACCATATTTGAGTGacagtgaaatgtgtttttacttcAGTGATGTTACTATCATATCTGTTCATTGTTCTGTTTCATATCAGATGCTTCAGTTGTTTTCAAGCTGAAGATGTGAATAGTTACACTTTGCAGTGGCTTGCTAGCAGTCCTCTGACAGGAAGTCGTCTGGAAGTCATCTTGGCTGACTAAAATAcactaatttaaaatatttcatgcCTTTACTGGTGAGCCATTTTATATAGTAGTTTCTTATAAGAACATCTTTGGAGTATTTACATACTTTGAAATGGAGTTAAGTTAATGAAGGTTAAAGGTTTAGTTAAAGTTAAAGGTTTACACTCAATGAGATCATTACTGTTCATTTTccagtattttttttgtttgtttgtggggtttattttacttttgtcttCAATGTTACATTTGGTGCACATGAGTGTCAGGATGTTCCTTAATTGTAGCATGTCTAATTTTTACCTTTTCCAGATTTTTTATCCATAATTCTGATCATAGCTCACTACTTTcatccttttaaaaatgttgaatcTAATTATATGTAATTGACACATTAAAGGGAGTCTCTTCATATGAGACATGCAGTATATGTCTACTAATCATTGCTATTTGTTGCAATATGGAAACTATGGTTCAAAATAATTTGCAACTTTCATCATCTAACATTTCAAACTTTTGTGAAACTTCTACCCAAACAAAAAAGTGCTTCAGTCTTTGTTGACATTAATCAGCATTTATAACATCAATAATAGTAAAAATGATGATTACAATGATTATTGTGGTAATGGCAGTATATTAAATTTTCTGTGCAGTTGCTTTGATATTGAAAAGGTTTCTGAGACGGTTAGTTATTCTTCTCCAGCTTCACTAGTGATAAAGGCACACTTTTGAAGATGGTACACAATtctggttttctgttttcttccagTAAACATGTTGAAATAGCACATATGATGTCTTAGGTCTGTGTCTGCCTTTTCAGATAGGAGACTAAAAGCCAAAGTCCCTAAAATCTAAGGTAAATAAATCATTGAATGTTGAGCAGAATTCTaatgtgttaaatgctgaacatCAAGCAAGAGACGTTCTCAAAATCACTCAGAAAGAATAAGATTGTGGTGTGATTTTCAATCAGTAAGGCctcaaatagcttttttttccatggcagatgtgatgtttctttttcttttaccaCTCTCACACATAGGTCTCATTCAGACATGTTTTAGGCCGTACTGTCTCCGCTGTTAGTGTATTAAATGTCTTCTCACCCTGTCACCGAATGAATAAAATGATTACGCTATTCAGACATTGTCAAAGTCCATTCATCAAAGGGTTAGAAGTCCCCGATTCATAGGACTGTTATACAAGACTGCTGTATACGACCATTAACCATTGTAAGTTGGCCAGCTGGTAAAATCTGGTAAAATCTAAAGGAACAAACTAGGACCAGGTCAAGAGGCCACAGGCATTGTTTTTGAAGGCACATTATCAAGCCCATAGATTGCTGTGGAAGGTTTGTCAATGTTGGGATCTCCGTTTGTGGCTGTGTCGATCTGATTGATTTTGCCAAGGTTTTTGAGGATATTGAAGTTGTTGCGTGCCGTTTCCACAAGGCTGTTCTCCAGTAGCCATCCGTCAGACTCCGACTCTGGGTCTCCCTGCCGTAGGACGTTCTCCATTGCAGTTTGCAGGTAGCGGACGCCAGTCAGTATTGAAAGCTGTCAGTGAAAAGAGAGATTGAGCGGAGCAAACGTTACAATCTGCTGCTTGACATcttagaaaaaag is part of the Electrophorus electricus isolate fEleEle1 chromosome 13, fEleEle1.pri, whole genome shotgun sequence genome and encodes:
- the ubr1 gene encoding E3 ubiquitin-protein ligase UBR1 isoform X2 — its product is MAEGEKSLNGLQICTRWLEASDWGASILHYVAEQVLHIYCLEAEPQPEQQEQQVRERILHPLECFLFGEDPCTALEKLQQRNYSASSQLCGRVFKEGETVYSCRDCAIDPTCVFCMDCFQSSVHKGHRYKMHASSGGGFCDCGDLEAWKTGPWCSQHDPGTSVAMETDECVLEVGLQERAFMLFQVLLSYITELMVWEESNELSEELQPRLKEDKYYCVLYNDEHHSYDHVIYTLQRAISCDHSEAQTHTALIDKEGRRAVKTGTLRCCQQAKALIRTNSEHITQQPLRVEILHAAVMAHQTFALRLGTWFQQIIGYSVGFRQVFCQVALKPSADGEKPCLISRLMLHDARLYKGARKVIHELIFCSLLMETEYKRQFAMLFTENYKQLQEDFISDDHERNISITALSVQIFTVPTLARQLIEEGSVIKVILDTVMEVLREHLDNSQRFHFQGYNSDKFFRIQVIFHDLRYILISKPTVWTEQLRQKFLEGFSDFLEMLRCMQGMEEMKRQFGQHIEVEPEWEAGFSIQMQLRHILSMFQDWCASDERVLLQAFRQCHQVLLQCTNQPFHSEPTDSYMRKHILHIRPYRVSQEPVSIHLPISRLLAGLYLLLCRTGAIKYLPDFVDPQLDLPALVEQPLRCVVLAAQVSAEMWRRNGLSLVSQVYYYQDVKCRDEMFDKDIIMLQIAASKMDPNHFIMLILMRFELFEVFNGNGSTKDQDLLKQWNRLTEEMLYLFIIITGERYVPGISDVTKEDVIMREVIHLLCIEPMAHSSLVKSLPEDESHETGLETVISKVATFKKPGVSGHGLYEVKKECLEEFNPFFYHYTKSQHSKAEDAQKKRRAQEGSDKALRPPLPPGFCPAFSSIVNLLCCDIFLHVLRTVMQRVVEERSALWSEAMVQRALHLVGQALLEEKTQLEADSVEDVIFDFSLKARKIGTAHSKSLFHFISKLKALPSLEAQKDMINWTLQLFETVKCRREKSSPSASCTLDQMKPEESVQDKEKAERKRKAEAAKLHRQKVMAQMSAMQKNFIETHKMLYDNVPESGSQGEPAACWERLMDVGERRVALGPQQGVGSSDWETLTCILCQEEQEVQALAPAMVLTACVQRSTLLTQSRGKSLSSNGSYPLFMPADLAVGTHTGSCGHVMHAICWQKYFEAVQNTTRNRLHAELIIDLENGEYMCPLCKSLCNTVVPLMPVEPCQLNYESAELVGQLLTLPRWIQIVLARIRGLRAAHEADSSAEIGKAECGFLEDRQTDFRSILSFGVQPPPKYSSSIVEMLIVCATTVHRVGLQTAPNELCPYVPVMTWNTCAYTIQAMENMLQEEGKALFGSLQNRQLAGLKALVQFSAVQRLKCSATLIHNHFSHMLAVLLPVSQIENSPSILEIDLFHLLVGLVLSIPAMYQEENVDLQPSAISTAYNHLHLMHLVTMAHVVQVILSSQDTSAVAGGAEEREEAVSAAALYCTISQHTDGLKTGVSGSMIADRVRNSVLPFLRCAAILFNCLSGVQPPEELFSTAVSSEDQLTLLCSYLALPSNLFQLFQDHRDIVTPLLQRWCGNAAILKALKAETPMIRYPRKRNSLIDLPEDYSVLLNQASHFKCPNSSDEERKHPTLCLFCGAMLCSQSPCCQEQLEGEEVGACTAHAATCGAGVGMFLRIRECEIVLMASRTRGSTYPAPYLDDYGETDPQLGRGNPLHLCPERYRKLHQLWLQHCILEEIARSLEVLNIMFAFEWQML